One Struthio camelus isolate bStrCam1 chromosome 10, bStrCam1.hap1, whole genome shotgun sequence genomic region harbors:
- the LOC138068395 gene encoding uncharacterized protein isoform X5, with amino-acid sequence MRSSRPAQSTKQSCAAALCCRVRAGEAAPCCRVLAALLQTCPCGKRLVANGERDFFPAAQICPEETIVFLYCKLRSRSKADRVAAVEVLQALVRSAGQWPRPEKCSSPGVLLLPLMSQSGPALHEKLGSCEESLRKWGLGLSAHLSLSLAATETREKLPLFAKLVQSVCGDPTVQVQMAVLHFIGELLRSSAPGCSAWDVVAHIFSEFSRASGRLASGKPLCSGSPGRKGCSATVRARAGHAGRLCRRGGQTPVAEAAAACGASPARWHAGPALPLPVCPGRETGERRA; translated from the exons ATGAGATCGAGCCGCCCAGcccagagcacaaagcagagctgtgccgctgcactgtgctgcagggtAAGGGCAGGAGAGGCCGCGCCGTGCTGCCGTGTGCTGGCAGCTCTCTTGCAAACCTGCCCGTGTGGGAAGAGGCTGGTCGCTAATGGCGAGCGTGATTTCTTCCCCGCAGCCCAAATTTGCCCAGAGGAGACGATCGTGTTCCtgtactgcaagctgaggagcaggagcaaggctgATCGCGTGGCAGCTGTggaagtgctgcaggctctggtcCGCTCTGCAGGTCAGTGGCCCAGGCCAGAGAAATGCAGTTCCCCCGgggtgctgctgcttcctctgatgtcgcagtctggccctgctttgcacGAGAAGCTGGGCAGCTGTGAGGAATCCCTCCGGAAATGGGGGCTCGGCCTCagcgcacacctctccttgtccctTGCAGCCACCGAGacgagggagaagctgcccctgtTTGCAAAGTTGGTGCAGTCTGTGTGCGGGGACCCCACGGTCCAG GTGCAGATGGCAGTTCTGCATTtcatcggggagctgctgcgctccAGTGCCCCGGGCTGCTCAGCGTGGGACGTGGTGGCGCACATCTTCAGCGAGTTCAGCCGGGCCTCGGGCAGACTG GCGTCGGGGAAGCCTCTGTGCAGTGgaagcccgggaagaaagggctgttcaGCGACTGTGCGGGCACGTGCTGGGCACGCTGGACGTCTCTGCCGGAGGGGTGGCCAAA ctcctgtggccgaggctgctgcggcatgtggtgccagcccagcacgctggcATGCTGGTCCCGCTCTGCCGCTGCCTGTGTGCCCTGGccgagagacaggagagcgcagagcgtga
- the LOC138068395 gene encoding maestro heat-like repeat-containing protein family member 2B isoform X2, which translates to MRSSRPAQSTKQSCAAALCCRVRAGEAAPCCRVLAALLQTCPCGKRLVANGERDFFPAAQICPEETIVFLYCKLRSRSKADRVAAVEVLQALVRSAATETREKLPLFAKLVQSVCGDPTVQVQMAVLHFIGELLRSSAPGCSAWDVVAHIFSEFSRASGRLVRAERDAQAAFRVPAVPRCRGCRWQRGAGRSRSSAALAWPCIHRAPRGLGRGSDGCFPPLSRRRRGSLCAVEAREERAVQRLCGHVLGTLDVSAGGVAKLLWPRLLRHVVPAQHAGMLVPLCRCLCALAERQESAEREEEEVASEALEPVEQGREQKVLVRCARLGGIRAVRVPGTPCVGSACSHWGSRGWFLPCRSCLRRQPFSHGSPAGPVWRWRGRGPLQPRVGVWDVGHGVGKVRQGWASHTAFLSARSPSAGSPGPAGSPAGE; encoded by the exons ATGAGATCGAGCCGCCCAGcccagagcacaaagcagagctgtgccgctgcactgtgctgcagggtAAGGGCAGGAGAGGCCGCGCCGTGCTGCCGTGTGCTGGCAGCTCTCTTGCAAACCTGCCCGTGTGGGAAGAGGCTGGTCGCTAATGGCGAGCGTGATTTCTTCCCCGCAGCCCAAATTTGCCCAGAGGAGACGATCGTGTTCCtgtactgcaagctgaggagcaggagcaaggctgATCGCGTGGCAGCTGTggaagtgctgcaggctctggtcCGCTCTGCAG CCACCGAGacgagggagaagctgcccctgtTTGCAAAGTTGGTGCAGTCTGTGTGCGGGGACCCCACGGTCCAG GTGCAGATGGCAGTTCTGCATTtcatcggggagctgctgcgctccAGTGCCCCGGGCTGCTCAGCGTGGGACGTGGTGGCGCACATCTTCAGCGAGTTCAGCCGGGCCTCGGGCAGACTGGTAAGGGCAGAGCGCGACGCCCAGGCTGCTTTCCGCGTCCCGGCTGTGCCGCGCTGCCGTGGGTGTcgctggcagcggggagccgggcgcagcAGATCCTCCGCAGCACTGGCGTGGCCTTGCATTCACCGGGCACCGCGGggcctgggaaggggcagtgacGGGTGTTTCCCACCTCTGTCTCGCAGGCGTCGGGGAAGCCTCTGTGCAGTGgaagcccgggaagaaagggctgttcaGCGACTGTGCGGGCACGTGCTGGGCACGCTGGACGTCTCTGCCGGAGGGGTGGCCAAA ctcctgtggccgaggctgctgcggcatgtggtgccagcccagcacgctggcATGCTGGTCCCGCTCTGCCGCTGCCTGTGTGCCCTGGccgagagacaggagagcgcagagcgtgaggaagaggaggtggcgtCCGAGGCCCTGGAGCCTGTGGAGCAAGGTAGGGAGCAGAAAGTCCTGGTGCGCTGTGCCAGGCTGGGTGGTATTAGGGCGGTGCGTGTCCCTGGCACCCCCTGCGTGGGCTCAGCCTGCTCTCACTGGGGGTCCAGGGGCTGGTTCCTGCCATGCCGGAGCTGCCTTCGTCGGCAGCCGTTCAGCCACGGGAGCCCAGCAGGGCCGGTGTGGAGGTGGCGCGGCCGGGGTCCCCTGCAGCCCCGCGTGGGGGTGTGGGACGTGGGACATGGCGTGGGCAAGGTCCGGCAGGGCTGGGCGTCTCACACAGCCTTTctttctgcccgcagcccctctgccggctccccaggccctgctggctcgcctgctggtgagtag
- the LOC138068395 gene encoding uncharacterized protein isoform X4, whose amino-acid sequence MSQSGPALHEKLGSCEESLRKWGLGLSAHLSLSLAATETREKLPLFAKLVQSVCGDPTVQVQMAVLHFIGELLRSSAPGCSAWDVVAHIFSEFSRASGRLVRAERDAQAAFRVPAVPRCRGCRWQRGAGRSRSSAALAWPCIHRAPRGLGRGSDGCFPPLSRRRRGSLCAVEAREERAVQRLCGHVLGTLDVSAGGVAKLLWPRLLRHVVPAQHAGMLVPLCRCLCALAERQESAEREEEEVASEALEPVEQGREQKVLVRCARLGGIRAVRVPGTPCVGSACSHWGSRGWFLPCRSCLRRQPFSHGSPAGPVWRWRGRGPLQPRVGVWDVGHGVGKVRQGWASHTAFLSARSPSAGSPGPAGSPAGE is encoded by the exons atgtcgcagtctggccctgctttgcacGAGAAGCTGGGCAGCTGTGAGGAATCCCTCCGGAAATGGGGGCTCGGCCTCagcgcacacctctccttgtccctTGCAGCCACCGAGacgagggagaagctgcccctgtTTGCAAAGTTGGTGCAGTCTGTGTGCGGGGACCCCACGGTCCAG GTGCAGATGGCAGTTCTGCATTtcatcggggagctgctgcgctccAGTGCCCCGGGCTGCTCAGCGTGGGACGTGGTGGCGCACATCTTCAGCGAGTTCAGCCGGGCCTCGGGCAGACTGGTAAGGGCAGAGCGCGACGCCCAGGCTGCTTTCCGCGTCCCGGCTGTGCCGCGCTGCCGTGGGTGTcgctggcagcggggagccgggcgcagcAGATCCTCCGCAGCACTGGCGTGGCCTTGCATTCACCGGGCACCGCGGggcctgggaaggggcagtgacGGGTGTTTCCCACCTCTGTCTCGCAGGCGTCGGGGAAGCCTCTGTGCAGTGgaagcccgggaagaaagggctgttcaGCGACTGTGCGGGCACGTGCTGGGCACGCTGGACGTCTCTGCCGGAGGGGTGGCCAAA ctcctgtggccgaggctgctgcggcatgtggtgccagcccagcacgctggcATGCTGGTCCCGCTCTGCCGCTGCCTGTGTGCCCTGGccgagagacaggagagcgcagagcgtgaggaagaggaggtggcgtCCGAGGCCCTGGAGCCTGTGGAGCAAGGTAGGGAGCAGAAAGTCCTGGTGCGCTGTGCCAGGCTGGGTGGTATTAGGGCGGTGCGTGTCCCTGGCACCCCCTGCGTGGGCTCAGCCTGCTCTCACTGGGGGTCCAGGGGCTGGTTCCTGCCATGCCGGAGCTGCCTTCGTCGGCAGCCGTTCAGCCACGGGAGCCCAGCAGGGCCGGTGTGGAGGTGGCGCGGCCGGGGTCCCCTGCAGCCCCGCGTGGGGGTGTGGGACGTGGGACATGGCGTGGGCAAGGTCCGGCAGGGCTGGGCGTCTCACACAGCCTTTctttctgcccgcagcccctctgccggctccccaggccctgctggctcgcctgctggtgagtag
- the LOC138068395 gene encoding uncharacterized protein isoform X3 has product MRSSRPAQSTKQSCAAALCCRVRAGEAAPCCRVLAALLQTCPCGKRLVANGERDFFPAAQICPEETIVFLYCKLRSRSKADRVAAVEVLQALVRSAGQWPRPEKCSSPGVLLLPLMSQSGPALHEKLGSCEESLRKWGLGLSAHLSLSLAATETREKLPLFAKLVQSVCGDPTVQVQMAVLHFIGELLRSSAPGCSAWDVVAHIFSEFSRASGRLVRAERDAQAAFRVPAVPRCRGCRWQRGAGRSRSSAALAWPCIHRAPRGLGRGSDGCFPPLSRRRRGSLCAVEAREERAVQRLCGHVLGTLDVSAGGVAKLLWPRLLRHVVPAQHAGMLVPLCRCLCALAERQESAEREEEEVASEALEPVEQAPLPAPQALLARLLVSSWSPGKELLWPG; this is encoded by the exons ATGAGATCGAGCCGCCCAGcccagagcacaaagcagagctgtgccgctgcactgtgctgcagggtAAGGGCAGGAGAGGCCGCGCCGTGCTGCCGTGTGCTGGCAGCTCTCTTGCAAACCTGCCCGTGTGGGAAGAGGCTGGTCGCTAATGGCGAGCGTGATTTCTTCCCCGCAGCCCAAATTTGCCCAGAGGAGACGATCGTGTTCCtgtactgcaagctgaggagcaggagcaaggctgATCGCGTGGCAGCTGTggaagtgctgcaggctctggtcCGCTCTGCAGGTCAGTGGCCCAGGCCAGAGAAATGCAGTTCCCCCGgggtgctgctgcttcctctgatgtcgcagtctggccctgctttgcacGAGAAGCTGGGCAGCTGTGAGGAATCCCTCCGGAAATGGGGGCTCGGCCTCagcgcacacctctccttgtccctTGCAGCCACCGAGacgagggagaagctgcccctgtTTGCAAAGTTGGTGCAGTCTGTGTGCGGGGACCCCACGGTCCAG GTGCAGATGGCAGTTCTGCATTtcatcggggagctgctgcgctccAGTGCCCCGGGCTGCTCAGCGTGGGACGTGGTGGCGCACATCTTCAGCGAGTTCAGCCGGGCCTCGGGCAGACTGGTAAGGGCAGAGCGCGACGCCCAGGCTGCTTTCCGCGTCCCGGCTGTGCCGCGCTGCCGTGGGTGTcgctggcagcggggagccgggcgcagcAGATCCTCCGCAGCACTGGCGTGGCCTTGCATTCACCGGGCACCGCGGggcctgggaaggggcagtgacGGGTGTTTCCCACCTCTGTCTCGCAGGCGTCGGGGAAGCCTCTGTGCAGTGgaagcccgggaagaaagggctgttcaGCGACTGTGCGGGCACGTGCTGGGCACGCTGGACGTCTCTGCCGGAGGGGTGGCCAAA ctcctgtggccgaggctgctgcggcatgtggtgccagcccagcacgctggcATGCTGGTCCCGCTCTGCCGCTGCCTGTGTGCCCTGGccgagagacaggagagcgcagagcgtgaggaagaggaggtggcgtCCGAGGCCCTGGAGCCTGTGGAGCAAG cccctctgccggctccccaggccctgctggctcgcctgctggtgagtagcTGGTCCCCGGGGAAAGAGCTTTTGTGGccgggctga
- the LOC138068395 gene encoding uncharacterized protein isoform X1 — protein sequence MRSSRPAQSTKQSCAAALCCRVRAGEAAPCCRVLAALLQTCPCGKRLVANGERDFFPAAQICPEETIVFLYCKLRSRSKADRVAAVEVLQALVRSAGQWPRPEKCSSPGVLLLPLMSQSGPALHEKLGSCEESLRKWGLGLSAHLSLSLAATETREKLPLFAKLVQSVCGDPTVQVQMAVLHFIGELLRSSAPGCSAWDVVAHIFSEFSRASGRLVRAERDAQAAFRVPAVPRCRGCRWQRGAGRSRSSAALAWPCIHRAPRGLGRGSDGCFPPLSRRRRGSLCAVEAREERAVQRLCGHVLGTLDVSAGGVAKLLWPRLLRHVVPAQHAGMLVPLCRCLCALAERQESAEREEEEVASEALEPVEQGREQKVLVRCARLGGIRAVRVPGTPCVGSACSHWGSRGWFLPCRSCLRRQPFSHGSPAGPVWRWRGRGPLQPRVGVWDVGHGVGKVRQGWASHTAFLSARSPSAGSPGPAGSPAGE from the exons ATGAGATCGAGCCGCCCAGcccagagcacaaagcagagctgtgccgctgcactgtgctgcagggtAAGGGCAGGAGAGGCCGCGCCGTGCTGCCGTGTGCTGGCAGCTCTCTTGCAAACCTGCCCGTGTGGGAAGAGGCTGGTCGCTAATGGCGAGCGTGATTTCTTCCCCGCAGCCCAAATTTGCCCAGAGGAGACGATCGTGTTCCtgtactgcaagctgaggagcaggagcaaggctgATCGCGTGGCAGCTGTggaagtgctgcaggctctggtcCGCTCTGCAGGTCAGTGGCCCAGGCCAGAGAAATGCAGTTCCCCCGgggtgctgctgcttcctctgatgtcgcagtctggccctgctttgcacGAGAAGCTGGGCAGCTGTGAGGAATCCCTCCGGAAATGGGGGCTCGGCCTCagcgcacacctctccttgtccctTGCAGCCACCGAGacgagggagaagctgcccctgtTTGCAAAGTTGGTGCAGTCTGTGTGCGGGGACCCCACGGTCCAG GTGCAGATGGCAGTTCTGCATTtcatcggggagctgctgcgctccAGTGCCCCGGGCTGCTCAGCGTGGGACGTGGTGGCGCACATCTTCAGCGAGTTCAGCCGGGCCTCGGGCAGACTGGTAAGGGCAGAGCGCGACGCCCAGGCTGCTTTCCGCGTCCCGGCTGTGCCGCGCTGCCGTGGGTGTcgctggcagcggggagccgggcgcagcAGATCCTCCGCAGCACTGGCGTGGCCTTGCATTCACCGGGCACCGCGGggcctgggaaggggcagtgacGGGTGTTTCCCACCTCTGTCTCGCAGGCGTCGGGGAAGCCTCTGTGCAGTGgaagcccgggaagaaagggctgttcaGCGACTGTGCGGGCACGTGCTGGGCACGCTGGACGTCTCTGCCGGAGGGGTGGCCAAA ctcctgtggccgaggctgctgcggcatgtggtgccagcccagcacgctggcATGCTGGTCCCGCTCTGCCGCTGCCTGTGTGCCCTGGccgagagacaggagagcgcagagcgtgaggaagaggaggtggcgtCCGAGGCCCTGGAGCCTGTGGAGCAAGGTAGGGAGCAGAAAGTCCTGGTGCGCTGTGCCAGGCTGGGTGGTATTAGGGCGGTGCGTGTCCCTGGCACCCCCTGCGTGGGCTCAGCCTGCTCTCACTGGGGGTCCAGGGGCTGGTTCCTGCCATGCCGGAGCTGCCTTCGTCGGCAGCCGTTCAGCCACGGGAGCCCAGCAGGGCCGGTGTGGAGGTGGCGCGGCCGGGGTCCCCTGCAGCCCCGCGTGGGGGTGTGGGACGTGGGACATGGCGTGGGCAAGGTCCGGCAGGGCTGGGCGTCTCACACAGCCTTTctttctgcccgcagcccctctgccggctccccaggccctgctggctcgcctgctggtgagtag